A region of Takifugu flavidus isolate HTHZ2018 chromosome 2, ASM371156v2, whole genome shotgun sequence DNA encodes the following proteins:
- the LOC130516637 gene encoding SHC-transforming protein 3-like isoform X3, with amino-acid sequence MLRRTKYSRLRNDSLTSLEDRPQRVLSLKRDLCLDSDFALLDPGTPDHHEGSNPHMGNTGPQSGPRGQTTRDQTTCGHADGTDWDWRSGCRLCKPPSFPEPPSSGPSALSCTKRPISLQRMTSLPSELGCSCSRHGAGPRCLEAAAGDLTTVQTAPGSVHHNLKYLGNVEVTKSMRTLDSETRIQLTREAISRLCERTSVTAAVKMKRPGPKQPSSVLGGTNLQFSGTSVVLSVSADSLSLIAASSLQIARHPMQTISFASGGDPEMADYIAYVAKDIFSLRACHILECPRGRASEVINSIGQAFESRFRRVLSHRPALFSPNTRPVVRMCHKRRTEDTNTDQKAKLEGEIGQSCDYYNLFLETAPPAGHSEHLQLTKDKNKLSIGIQKVSLYENCPAEGTSALPADSGESQAAAEELIQDQSWFQGSRFGRHRAEAVLTCAGDFMVRERSSASSQCMLGGVEEGTAHRH; translated from the exons ATGCTCAGACGTACCAAATACAGCCGTCTGCGCAATGACTCGCTGACCTCTTTGGAGGACCGGCCTCAAAGGGTCTTGTCCCTCAAGAGGGACCTCTGCTTGGACTCTGACTTTGCCCTGTTGGACCCTGGGACGCCTGATCACCATGAGGGCTCCAACCCCCACATGGGGAACACTGGACCTCAAAGTGGTCCGAGGGGACAGACAACCAGGGACCAGACCACATGTGGACACGCTGACGGAACAGACTGGGATTGGAGGTCAGGTTGCAGACTCTGTAAGCCACCGTCCTTTCCTGAGCCCCCGTCCAGTGGTCCCTCTGCCCTGAGCTGCACAAAAAGACCCATCAGCCTGCAGCGGATGACCAGCCTCCCCTCGGAGCTCGGCTGCTCCTGCTCTCGGCACGGAGCCGGCCCGCGCTGCCTGGAGGCCGCGGCAGGTGACCTCACAACCGTACAGACGGCACCCGGATCAGTTCACCACAACCTCAAG TACCTTGGCAACGTGGAGGTGACCAAGTCCATGAGAACCCTTGACTCAGAGACAAGAATACAACTGActag agaggCCATCAGCAGACTGTGTGAGAGGACgtcagtaacagcagcagtgaaGATGAAAAGG cctggcCCCAAACAGCCCTCCTCTGTTTTGGGTGGGACCAACCTGCAGTTCTCAGGGACCAGCGTCGTCCTGAGCGTCTCCGCCGACAGCCTGAGCCTGATCGCCGCCTCCTCGTTACAG ATCGCCCGCCATCCCATGCAGACCATTTCCTTTGCCTCCGGAGGAGACCCG GAAATGGCAGATTACATTGCTTATGTTGCGAAAGACATCTTCAGTCTGAGAG cttGTCACATCCTGGAGTGTCCCCGGGGTCGAGCCAGCGAGGTCATCAACAGCATCGGTCAGGCGTTCGAGAGTCGTTTTCGCAGAGTCCTCAGCCACCGACCGGCGCTCTTTTCCCCCAACACCAG GCCAGTGGTGAGAATGTGTCATAAAAGGCGTAcagaggacacaaacacagaccaaAAGGCCAAGTTGGAGGGTGAAATAGGTCAGAGTTGTGATTACTACAATCTGTTCCTtgaaacagcgccacctgctggtcattCTGAGCACCTGCAGCTaacaaaagataaaaacaaactcAGCATCGGCATCCAGAAG GTTTCCCTGTATGAAAACTGCCCCGCGGAGGGAACCTCAGCCCTACCTGCAG ACTCTGGTGAatctcaggctgctgctgaagagctgatccaggaccagagcTGGTTCCAGGGCAG CAGGTTCGGTCGACACAGGGCTGAGGCCGTGCTCACCTGCGCCGGAGACTTCATGGTCAGAGAGAGGAGCTCTGCTTCTAGTCAGTGCATGCTCGGTGGTGTGGAGGAGGGCACGGCGCACCGCCACTGA
- the LOC130516637 gene encoding SHC-transforming protein 3-like isoform X4, with amino-acid sequence MLRRTKYSRLRNDSLTSLEDRPQRVLSLKRDLCLDSDFALLDPGTPDHHEGSNPHMGNTGPQSGPRGQTTRDQTTCGHADGTDWDWRSGCRLCKPPSFPEPPSSGPSALSCTKRPISLQRMTSLPSELGCSCSRHGAGPRCLEAAAGDLTTVQTAPGSVHHNLKYLGNVEVTKSMRTLDSETRIQLTREAISRLCERTSVTAAVKMKRPGPKQPSSVLGGTNLQFSGTSVVLSVSADSLSLIAASSLQKIARHPMQTISFASGGDPEMADYIAYVAKDIFSLRACHILECPRGRASEVINSIGQAFESRFRRVLSHRPALFSPNTRPVVRMCHKRRTEDTNTDQKAKLEGEIGQSCDYYNLFLETAPPAGHSEHLQLTKDKNKLSIGIQKVSLYENCPAEGTSALPADSGESQAAAEELIQDQSWFQGRAAPLIL; translated from the exons ATGCTCAGACGTACCAAATACAGCCGTCTGCGCAATGACTCGCTGACCTCTTTGGAGGACCGGCCTCAAAGGGTCTTGTCCCTCAAGAGGGACCTCTGCTTGGACTCTGACTTTGCCCTGTTGGACCCTGGGACGCCTGATCACCATGAGGGCTCCAACCCCCACATGGGGAACACTGGACCTCAAAGTGGTCCGAGGGGACAGACAACCAGGGACCAGACCACATGTGGACACGCTGACGGAACAGACTGGGATTGGAGGTCAGGTTGCAGACTCTGTAAGCCACCGTCCTTTCCTGAGCCCCCGTCCAGTGGTCCCTCTGCCCTGAGCTGCACAAAAAGACCCATCAGCCTGCAGCGGATGACCAGCCTCCCCTCGGAGCTCGGCTGCTCCTGCTCTCGGCACGGAGCCGGCCCGCGCTGCCTGGAGGCCGCGGCAGGTGACCTCACAACCGTACAGACGGCACCCGGATCAGTTCACCACAACCTCAAG TACCTTGGCAACGTGGAGGTGACCAAGTCCATGAGAACCCTTGACTCAGAGACAAGAATACAACTGActag agaggCCATCAGCAGACTGTGTGAGAGGACgtcagtaacagcagcagtgaaGATGAAAAGG cctggcCCCAAACAGCCCTCCTCTGTTTTGGGTGGGACCAACCTGCAGTTCTCAGGGACCAGCGTCGTCCTGAGCGTCTCCGCCGACAGCCTGAGCCTGATCGCCGCCTCCTCGTTACAG aAGATCGCCCGCCATCCCATGCAGACCATTTCCTTTGCCTCCGGAGGAGACCCG GAAATGGCAGATTACATTGCTTATGTTGCGAAAGACATCTTCAGTCTGAGAG cttGTCACATCCTGGAGTGTCCCCGGGGTCGAGCCAGCGAGGTCATCAACAGCATCGGTCAGGCGTTCGAGAGTCGTTTTCGCAGAGTCCTCAGCCACCGACCGGCGCTCTTTTCCCCCAACACCAG GCCAGTGGTGAGAATGTGTCATAAAAGGCGTAcagaggacacaaacacagaccaaAAGGCCAAGTTGGAGGGTGAAATAGGTCAGAGTTGTGATTACTACAATCTGTTCCTtgaaacagcgccacctgctggtcattCTGAGCACCTGCAGCTaacaaaagataaaaacaaactcAGCATCGGCATCCAGAAG GTTTCCCTGTATGAAAACTGCCCCGCGGAGGGAACCTCAGCCCTACCTGCAG ACTCTGGTGAatctcaggctgctgctgaagagctgatccaggaccagagcTGGTTCCAGGGCAG AGCTGcacctttgatcctttga
- the LOC130516637 gene encoding SHC-transforming protein 3-like isoform X1, with product MLRRTKYSRLRNDSLTSLEDRPQRVLSLKRDLCLDSDFALLDPGTPDHHEGSNPHMGNTGPQSGPRGQTTRDQTTCGHADGTDWDWRSGCRLCKPPSFPEPPSSGPSALSCTKRPISLQRMTSLPSELGCSCSRHGAGPRCLEAAAGDLTTVQTAPGSVHHNLKYLGNVEVTKSMRTLDSETRIQLTREAISRLCERTSVTAAVKMKRPGPKQPSSVLGGTNLQFSGTSVVLSVSADSLSLIAASSLQKIARHPMQTISFASGGDPEMADYIAYVAKDIFSLRACHILECPRGRASEVINSIGQAFESRFRRVLSHRPALFSPNTRPVVRMCHKRRTEDTNTDQKAKLEGEIGQSCDYYNLFLETAPPAGHSEHLQLTKDKNKLSIGIQKVSLYENCPAEGTSALPADSGESQAAAEELIQDQSWFQGSRFGRHRAEAVLTCAGDFMVRERSSASSQCMLGGVEEGTAHRH from the exons ATGCTCAGACGTACCAAATACAGCCGTCTGCGCAATGACTCGCTGACCTCTTTGGAGGACCGGCCTCAAAGGGTCTTGTCCCTCAAGAGGGACCTCTGCTTGGACTCTGACTTTGCCCTGTTGGACCCTGGGACGCCTGATCACCATGAGGGCTCCAACCCCCACATGGGGAACACTGGACCTCAAAGTGGTCCGAGGGGACAGACAACCAGGGACCAGACCACATGTGGACACGCTGACGGAACAGACTGGGATTGGAGGTCAGGTTGCAGACTCTGTAAGCCACCGTCCTTTCCTGAGCCCCCGTCCAGTGGTCCCTCTGCCCTGAGCTGCACAAAAAGACCCATCAGCCTGCAGCGGATGACCAGCCTCCCCTCGGAGCTCGGCTGCTCCTGCTCTCGGCACGGAGCCGGCCCGCGCTGCCTGGAGGCCGCGGCAGGTGACCTCACAACCGTACAGACGGCACCCGGATCAGTTCACCACAACCTCAAG TACCTTGGCAACGTGGAGGTGACCAAGTCCATGAGAACCCTTGACTCAGAGACAAGAATACAACTGActag agaggCCATCAGCAGACTGTGTGAGAGGACgtcagtaacagcagcagtgaaGATGAAAAGG cctggcCCCAAACAGCCCTCCTCTGTTTTGGGTGGGACCAACCTGCAGTTCTCAGGGACCAGCGTCGTCCTGAGCGTCTCCGCCGACAGCCTGAGCCTGATCGCCGCCTCCTCGTTACAG aAGATCGCCCGCCATCCCATGCAGACCATTTCCTTTGCCTCCGGAGGAGACCCG GAAATGGCAGATTACATTGCTTATGTTGCGAAAGACATCTTCAGTCTGAGAG cttGTCACATCCTGGAGTGTCCCCGGGGTCGAGCCAGCGAGGTCATCAACAGCATCGGTCAGGCGTTCGAGAGTCGTTTTCGCAGAGTCCTCAGCCACCGACCGGCGCTCTTTTCCCCCAACACCAG GCCAGTGGTGAGAATGTGTCATAAAAGGCGTAcagaggacacaaacacagaccaaAAGGCCAAGTTGGAGGGTGAAATAGGTCAGAGTTGTGATTACTACAATCTGTTCCTtgaaacagcgccacctgctggtcattCTGAGCACCTGCAGCTaacaaaagataaaaacaaactcAGCATCGGCATCCAGAAG GTTTCCCTGTATGAAAACTGCCCCGCGGAGGGAACCTCAGCCCTACCTGCAG ACTCTGGTGAatctcaggctgctgctgaagagctgatccaggaccagagcTGGTTCCAGGGCAG CAGGTTCGGTCGACACAGGGCTGAGGCCGTGCTCACCTGCGCCGGAGACTTCATGGTCAGAGAGAGGAGCTCTGCTTCTAGTCAGTGCATGCTCGGTGGTGTGGAGGAGGGCACGGCGCACCGCCACTGA
- the LOC130516637 gene encoding SHC-transforming protein 1-like isoform X2 codes for MLRRTKYSRLRNDSLTSLEDRPQRVLSLKRDLCLDSDFALLDPGTPDHHEGSNPHMGNTGPQSGPRGQTTRDQTTCGHADGTDWDWRSGCRLCKPPSFPEPPSSGPSALSCTKRPISLQRMTSLPSELGCSCSRHGAGPRCLEAAAGDLTTVQTAPGSVHHNLKYLGNVEVTKSMRTLDSETRIQLTREAISRLCERTSVTAAVKMKRPGPKQPSSVLGGTNLQFSGTSVVLSVSADSLSLIAASSLQKIARHPMQTISFASGGDPEMADYIAYVAKDIFSLRACHILECPRGRASEVINSIGQAFESRFRRVLSHRPALFSPNTRPVVRMCHKRRTEDTNTDQKAKLEGEIGQSCDYYNLFLETAPPAGHSEHLQLTKDKNKLSIGIQKVSLYENCPAEGTSALPADSGESQAAAEELIQDQSWFQGRFGRHRAEAVLTCAGDFMVRERSSASSQCMLGGVEEGTAHRH; via the exons ATGCTCAGACGTACCAAATACAGCCGTCTGCGCAATGACTCGCTGACCTCTTTGGAGGACCGGCCTCAAAGGGTCTTGTCCCTCAAGAGGGACCTCTGCTTGGACTCTGACTTTGCCCTGTTGGACCCTGGGACGCCTGATCACCATGAGGGCTCCAACCCCCACATGGGGAACACTGGACCTCAAAGTGGTCCGAGGGGACAGACAACCAGGGACCAGACCACATGTGGACACGCTGACGGAACAGACTGGGATTGGAGGTCAGGTTGCAGACTCTGTAAGCCACCGTCCTTTCCTGAGCCCCCGTCCAGTGGTCCCTCTGCCCTGAGCTGCACAAAAAGACCCATCAGCCTGCAGCGGATGACCAGCCTCCCCTCGGAGCTCGGCTGCTCCTGCTCTCGGCACGGAGCCGGCCCGCGCTGCCTGGAGGCCGCGGCAGGTGACCTCACAACCGTACAGACGGCACCCGGATCAGTTCACCACAACCTCAAG TACCTTGGCAACGTGGAGGTGACCAAGTCCATGAGAACCCTTGACTCAGAGACAAGAATACAACTGActag agaggCCATCAGCAGACTGTGTGAGAGGACgtcagtaacagcagcagtgaaGATGAAAAGG cctggcCCCAAACAGCCCTCCTCTGTTTTGGGTGGGACCAACCTGCAGTTCTCAGGGACCAGCGTCGTCCTGAGCGTCTCCGCCGACAGCCTGAGCCTGATCGCCGCCTCCTCGTTACAG aAGATCGCCCGCCATCCCATGCAGACCATTTCCTTTGCCTCCGGAGGAGACCCG GAAATGGCAGATTACATTGCTTATGTTGCGAAAGACATCTTCAGTCTGAGAG cttGTCACATCCTGGAGTGTCCCCGGGGTCGAGCCAGCGAGGTCATCAACAGCATCGGTCAGGCGTTCGAGAGTCGTTTTCGCAGAGTCCTCAGCCACCGACCGGCGCTCTTTTCCCCCAACACCAG GCCAGTGGTGAGAATGTGTCATAAAAGGCGTAcagaggacacaaacacagaccaaAAGGCCAAGTTGGAGGGTGAAATAGGTCAGAGTTGTGATTACTACAATCTGTTCCTtgaaacagcgccacctgctggtcattCTGAGCACCTGCAGCTaacaaaagataaaaacaaactcAGCATCGGCATCCAGAAG GTTTCCCTGTATGAAAACTGCCCCGCGGAGGGAACCTCAGCCCTACCTGCAG ACTCTGGTGAatctcaggctgctgctgaagagctgatccaggaccagagcTGGTTCCAGGGCAG GTTCGGTCGACACAGGGCTGAGGCCGTGCTCACCTGCGCCGGAGACTTCATGGTCAGAGAGAGGAGCTCTGCTTCTAGTCAGTGCATGCTCGGTGGTGTGGAGGAGGGCACGGCGCACCGCCACTGA